From Brassica napus cultivar Da-Ae unplaced genomic scaffold, Da-Ae ScsIHWf_131;HRSCAF=236, whole genome shotgun sequence:
TAGTGGATTCCGGGAGACAGTTCCCGGCCCAGACTAACACCCTATTTAACGGGTGTAACTGGGTTAACAATCTCTTGTCTTGTTCTTGCTCTAAAGTGTTCTGTTCTTTGCTTTCCCTTCTAAGTGTTGAGTGTTCATCAGCTTGTTCAGTGAGTTCTTGAGTGTGTGAGCATACTATCACAAAAGGAGACGTCTTTGAGTGGGTTGTTGCTTCACAGTGAGTTTCTTCTTTGGAGCTCAGCTTTATAGGTTTCAGAAGCCTGGAGGCAGCCCTATTACTAGAGTTTCTTCTCAATCCCCCTGAAGATAAAAACTCTGTAATCTCTGGAAGCAGGAAGATTAAGCACACACACGGTTACTGGCACACCAAAAAGGATTCACTGATCTGCAGCTAATGGGAATTGGTCTGTTTCTATCTGTCCTGAGCATTGCAGCTGCAGCTGTCGTTGCCACAGTGCGGTTGCAGCTAGCTCGAGATGCGGTGTCAATGAACATATTCTGGCAGGGCCCTCAGTACATGTTAATGGGAATCGCAgaggttttcttcttcattGGTCGGCTCGAGTTTTTCTATGAGCAATCTCCAGATGCAATGAGAAGCTTGTGCAGCGCTTTAGCGCTTCTTCTACCTGAGCTTGTTGATTCTCACTCTTGTGGCGTATTTCACTACGGCTGATGGTAAAGAAGGTTGGATTCCAGACGACCTTGATAAAGGACATCTTGATTACTTCTTCTGGCTTTTAGTCGTCCTTGGGCTTGTCAACATTCCTGTGCATGTCTTCTTCTCTGTTAAGTACACGCAGAAGAAGGCTGCTGTATAAGCCTATCTTTCTTCTGTAACATGTTATGGGTATCTGGTTCATCATGTTCATATTAATGCTCTGTGTTCTGTAGTTTTATACAGTTATGGAAATTTGTGAATATGAATGTTTGGGAGTGTCAAGAGAAACGTAAGTTCAAGGGAGATATGTTCATGATTGGGAGGCCATGTAAAAAATATGAACCTTGTACATTGAACGAAATATgattcttaatattttaattgttcaaaatcaaattttatttacacATCAATTATGAGAATTACCAATTATATCTATCTTAAGGTAGGATCATAATTTAGAAATAACATCTAGCCATGTGTtatactacaaaaaaaattatattagtaatttaataaaaacataaaaattcattaaaaataattatgtaaaataatattatactactaaAAATGCCGATCACAAGGGTGATCTTGTAAGTACCGAGCATGGTGATATCTACCATTGTCAACTTGCGGGGCATGGTAATGTTCTTTAAGCTGCTTGAGACATTATCAACAGTCAATGGTTTAGTCTCCTGAGTAAGGACTTAGTCTTCTCATCTGTTTTAGAGTCTTGCAGAATTCTTGAAAACACACTCTCCTTTTGGCTCTCAGTAAGAAGGTCTGCTATTTTCTTCTCACATGCATTCTCTCCATGTGAGATGAGATGAGTCGGCAGTAGGAGCCGTGTTTAAATAGCCTTTTATACCTGATCCGGATACGAATCTTTCTTCATAATTTTCCTGGTTTATGGCTGTCCATATCGACCTCCATATTTTCCATTCAGTGACATCCACATTATGGACTAGACCAAGCTTGTCTCCAATACTGTGAAGATTACGATCCGTCCAAAAAGGAATTGCACAAGGATAGTTTTTTTATCGATAGTGGCTCCTAACGAACATATACAACCATACAAGTTGTAATGAAAAAGTTCAAaggctttttctttttttttttagttcaaaGGTTGTATTTGTCAATGATAATAGGAAGGTGTTAACAAATGTTGATAATTTTTCGAACCATCATTTTGTGGTAGCTTTTGGGGAACAAGAAGAAACTTAACAACTGGCATTTCTAAAAATCCCTTAAATATTTATGAACTTATACccccaaatatatatattaataaaatatgcagCTATGGAAAAAGTATCATATCATTAAATCCTATAGATATTCAAAATCTTAGAGAattgttttcttataaaaagcCACTAGAAATATAatctaataataattatttctcCTAAAAATAATCAGATATGCAAGTTTACACAATTATAAAATTACAACTTCAGTTAATAAAATACACTAAACTAAGAAAAATATACTAATCAAAAAGCATCCTCTATCTTACTCCCGCCTCTCTTTGCTTTCGTTCCAATCAGATTTCGTTTTTGAAATAGCAAAAACAGATACATAAAAATTACAAGATCTTTTACTAAATTAGATTTGaacaagaaaattattaagaagtTAACGTCTTCTTCTCCCCTAgtattttgtttggttttaattGAATTGTgcgaaagagaagagaagatgtCTAGTTACGTTGGTGTTCTAGTCTCTGATCCATGGCTACAAAGCCAATTCACACAAGTGGAGTTACGCAACCTTAAATCCAAGGTCTCTCTTTTCACTTTACCACACATCACTTCACGCACTTTTGTAGCCTACAACATATATTGACTATTCGGATCCTTTTTCTTAGTTTGTTTCGACAAAAACTCGTTCGGGCCGTGTAACTGTGAAAGATTTGCCCCCATTTCTAGCAAACTTGAAAGATTTCAGTGGTACTTTTGTTGAAAATGAGATCAAAACGATATTGGATGAGTCTTATCCCAATCGTCATGAGGAAGTTGAATTCGAAACCTTTCTCCTGGTTAGTTTGATAACGCTCTCTCAAAAATGCCGTTACGTGTGTTATTTTTCATGTTCATTTTTGTATTTGGTTACAGCATTTAGATCCAATATCTAAATACAATATCTAGATATTACATCCAAGTGGCTAAACTGTTTGTGACAGGCCTTTTTAGCTGTGCAATCCCGAAAAGGAGGATCAAAAGGTGCTACATCGTTTCTTAAGACAAGTACTACAACATTTCACCGCGCGATCAGTGAATCCGAAAAAGCTTCCTATATCTcccatataaataattatttgagagAAGACCCTCTCTGGAACAGCTATATTCCAATCAATCCTGCTACTGATGCCTTGTTTGATATTGTTAAAGATGGTGTTATTTTGTggtacacacatatatatattaatatataataacttcataaatttgaaattaacaAACTATGGAACCTTGAGTGGTTTTGATTCTGATTCTTGTTGCACAGTAAGCTTATAAATGCAGCAGTGCCTGGCACGATAGATGAAAGAGCAATCAATATGAAGAAAGAACTTAATCCATGGGAGAGAACTGAGAACCTTTCCCTCTGTCTCAACTCTGCAAAGGCAATTGGCTGCACCGTCGTTAACATTGGAACTCAGGACATTGCTGAAGGAACAGTGAGTACTGAATCAGTAAAAGGaagcttctttctttttctatgTTTTCTAATTCTTACTATTCGTTTTTTATAGCCGCATCTCGTGCTTGGGCTGATATTTCAGATTATAAAGGTAGAGTTACTTTACATTACTTTACCATAAGATGATAGATGGTTACtgacttttatttttgatatggtaataatattaagatacaATTGTTGTCTGATCTCAATCTTAAGAAAACTCCACAACTTGTTGAGTTGGCGGAAGATAATCAGGTAAAGTCTAAAGCACTTTACTaattttttgaccaaaaaaacaaaagaactttactaatttagttttttccaGGACGTGGAGGAGCTTGTGGGACTAGCTCCTGAAAAGATTTTGCTGAAATGGATGAATTTCCATCTTAAGAAAGCTGGTTACGAGAAACAAGTAACCAACTTCTCTTCTGATATTAAGGTACGTATTAACTTGGTCCTGCTACTACACTTTCTTCTATCATCCATGTTTGCGATTATTCagctttcgatttttttttttttttttgaggatgGAGAGGCATATGCATATTTGCTAAATGCTCTTGCCCCTGAACACAGTACACATGTGACATTAGAGACCAAAGACCCTTCAGAGAGAGCAAAGAAAGTCCTTGAACAAGCAGAGAAGCTCGACTGTAAAAGATACCTTTCTCCTGAAGATATAGTCGAAGGCTCTGCAAATCTTAATCTTGCCTTTGTGGCGCAACTGTTTCAGCACAGGTCAATACAGGAAAGCTTGATAGTTATATATCTATTCTCTACATTAAGCTAGTttggttataacttataagtatGATCTTTGTTGTAGGAATGGATTGTCTGAAGAGAGTTCGAATCCACCTGTCTCTTTTGCTGAAATGATCACAGAAGATGATGAaacttctcaagaagaaagATGCTTTCGCCTCTGGCTTAACAGTCTTGGTGCTGCTACTTATGTCGATAATGTTTTTGAGGATGTTAGAAATGGGTGAGTATAAGcaggtttttttttcatttggtgTGATTTTCTTGAAACTAAAATCTCTTCATGACATACCTCAGATGGGTTCTTCTTGAAATTCTTGACAAAGTATCACCAGGCTCGGTCAACTGGAAACATGCTAACAAACCTCCGATTGAAATACTATTCAAAAAGGTTGAGAATTGCAACCAAGTTATCAAGATTGGTAAAGAACTGCGTCTTTCGCTTGTCAATGTAGCTGGTAATGATATTGTGCAAGGAAATAAGAAGTTCATTTTAGGTGAGATAGCCCTCATGAAGGATCATAGTGTGTTTCATACTGTGGTTTGAGTTGAGAGACTTAtgacaatgttttttttgtatgaaGCTTTCTTGTGGCAGTTGATGAGATACACAATGCTCCAAACTCTGAATAGCTTGAAATCTCACTGGCAAGGTAAAGAAATCACGGAAACAGATATTCTAAACTGGGCAAACCGAAAAGTCAAGAAAATGGGTCGGACCTCTCAAGCTGTGAGCTTCAAGGTAGAGAAAAGAGGCAACCCATAGAGGCTAGACTATATACATATTACACTAAACATGATAAATTTGGATGGTTACCTTTCAGGACAAGAATCTGTCTAATGGAATATTCTTTTTGGAGCTTTTGAGCGCTGTAGAGCCAAGAGTTGTAGACTGGGGTCTTGTAACTAAAGGAAGAACAGGTAAATGTTCCCATGTCACTTTTAGTTGTTTATCAAGAGATTTATGTTAGGTTTGGTTTCTAATCGCCGTTTTTaagcagaagaggaaaagatgTTGAACGCAACATACATCATAAGTGTTGCAAGAAAGCTCGGATGCTCAATTTTTCTGTTACCTGAAGATATAATAGAGGTACATAGCTTTTCATATTCCGAAGTTGGTTTTCTTTGCGCATTTTCAGGTTAACTAATCTGGTTGGATGTTTAAACAATGATAACAGGTATACCAGAAAATGATGCTTATATTGGCTGCTAGCATCATGAACTGGAGCCTCCAGCAACAATCCGACACTGAGTCGTGGGTCTCTGATGATTGTGACGTAAGCTCTCTGACAGAAGAAATCTCCATTTTGTCCATAGACGATGGCTCCTCAGATGCCCAAAATGATGAAGATGTAAAATAACTTTCAACTTTATTGCTATCATATCAAAAgagtaaagaaaagaaaacagaatgTAGCTCTAAATGTATATTTGATTTTGTGGAAAGACATTGTCATTTGAAGACTTTTGGTCATGAAgagtcatatttgttttttttttttactattaaattcTTATAAATGAGAAATGAATTCATAGATTAAACTCTGCAGGTGAAGCAAATGGTGCATATACTGAAACGAGATAATAAAACTCTATTGTTAACATCTACATCATATGATTGATTGTTTTTGTAAAGAAAGATTTGAAAAGTTATGGGCAATATGTTCCATGAaaacagagaagagaaaaaTCACATTTGGCAAAATAATATTGGCTTGGTGAGAATTCAACCAGAATAAGACACATGGCAAGCGTTGATTGAAGCTGTTCTTCAATTAGtattttgtataaaacacaTTCTGATTTTACATTTTGGATTTATTCAAAAatagtcattttattttttcatctatCTAACAGAATATGTAGCTGGTATTGAGTTCATTCTTTTGAGAAGGTTTGTCTCCATGCACGATCTTCTGCAAATGAGCTACGGTTTGGTGTTCTAGGAACATCAAATTGATTCTTCATAAAGGAGCTTACAAAGTCCTTTATCAGTGGTATCATGACCTCTATTTCCTCATAATCTAGTGATAATCTAACTAATATTGATGGCAGAAATGAGATCTCAAACGATGTTGAAGGAAACGGTGGTGTGCAAGATGGAAGGTTTTATAACTCGTTTCAAAGAGTTGGAAAACAAACTTGATCGAAGTATTGTAGATATGTTTTAGGCTATTCAATTGTTATTGAAGAATACAATGCATGCTTCCACAAGTGGTGAAAGGAGTCGTGGAGTGTGGTTTCACCGACGAGAAAAATTATTCACAGAGATGCAGGAATACCGGCCTTGCGATAATCACAAGTTTTGCAATCAAACTACACAAACCTTATGAGATTCGCAAAATGAACTTACCCTCACTGTGTAATGAGCTAATATCACATAGCAAGAATCAATCAACCTAGACTTCTAGACCTACCCACATGTGGCCTGGCTGGCTCTATCCACACCCACGGTCACCATATTCACTTATGCCTAAATCTAGCATAACTCAATCTTACCAGCACCGCTAACCATATCATTATCCATATTCCTGATTACACCTATTCTTGGTGTCACAAAGTAACATCACAGATTTCATCAACCCGAACATTCTCACTAGACATCTCATCATCTCAATCATTCTCATCACACAACTCATTATTACAATCATTCTCGTTATACAACTAGTTTATCATTTAACAACCTAACATAGTCTAGGGGCCTTCCATCACATTAACACAATTCAACAAACATAATAGATCTAAAATTCATCTTATAAACACTAATCAACAACAATACCTAGAATACATTAGCAAAGGTCTAACACCCGAAGTATTATAACACTTGAAAAGTAGATCTGGAGAATAGATCTGAAGGAGTAGATCTCAAACACAAATCTGAAGGCGAAGAGTGAAGAACACACACAACAAACATGAACCAAGTGTGGATTGGTGTTCGCAACTGACGAATAGTGGTTGACCGGCGGTTCACGGTGGCACACAATAGAATGGCTCTGTTTCGTGAATGATTTTTTAGTCAAAATGGGTGATGGTTCTACTTCTATAGATAATTTCCAATCCCAGCCCTAACTCGTCTTTTGCCTAGAGAAAGTCTGCCAGTATACCTCCTTGGCCCGGACTCAACAATGGAGAATCTTGGACAATGGGTGCAAACCTGATCTAACAATATTGCGTGAGTTAAGAAGGACTGCATATAGTCGCTGACTAAAGCAAGCCTAGCGAAGCGTTGCAAAGATCTTGAGAGACCTTAAAACCCTAGCTGCCAGATccatctttctcttcctctaTGGACCTATCGGGGTTTccctttaaaacaaaacaattttggACTTGGTGTTTTGAGGTGTTATATTTATTACTAAGATCTAAAAACCAAGAGAAATACCACGAAAACTAGGAGCATTTAAAATTATGGTTACATGACATACTCTTAGAGTTTGTGTTTtgagaaaaatctaatttattacTCTCTCTGTGTCAAAATAAGTgggttttaaagtttttgcacACTGATaagaaattacaaaattttattcaatttttctcGTTTGTATAAAAACAACAATAAGTATAGATAATTCAATTAATAAGAAATTATACTGGTAAATACACatagtcaaaaacaaaaaaaaattgtatttagtttttttcatggaaacttgaaaacatcatttaaaataatgaaacaattttttttctcttaaaacaCCATTTAAAATGACACGGTGGGAGTACTGGTATATAAAAGTAGGAATAAATTGATGTGATGTCCTAATGATATAGTTACACAGCTAagtaaaattttattgttttccgTCAAATGCCAACTTAAATTAGTATCACATTAAATAATCATGccaaacatataaaatacacataattttatttaatgacatGCGTGTGCATATATACAAGTTAATACAAACTCCAAcaagagtctctctctctctctcagagaagaaacataaaacaaattaccaagatgatgatgatgaagacgaAGAGAAATAAAGGAGAACTACTATGTACGCACACACGGCAACCACTATATTCATACGTCGTTACCGTTAATGAATTCGAGGAGATGCAATAGAGAGGCTACTTCGGTGTTTCGCCGGAAGAATAAAAAGTTTTGCATGAGTCGTCGGCGTACATGGGAAAGCCAGGcatttctttatttataatttctCTCTATTTAATCttcaatatgtattttttttaattaaataggtCGAATAATTCAGATTCTATCGTAATCAACCAGAAATAAGATGGATCGATCTGCTTTCCcacctttgtttcttttttactaTTAGTTTGTGTTCTCCCTTCCTTCTTCCTGCTATTTTATTTGGtcctattatatttttgttgtattatatattttcatataatgttATAACTAATCCAAATATAcaattgtatatattttataaaataatatattgatatatagAGTATAGACTAATTGAAAAAATGAGATATTTCATTATTTGTATCTGATTCTGATATTTAGTCGTTGTTTGTTACGTTATTGGTTGGTTCAACGTCAAATCAATTAGCAAATTATAACATATATCAATATATCATCCtagtttatttaaaaactataaaaattaaatgtcgTCGCAGTTACGTAGTTTTCCTTGTTTCAAGCATTCACGCTACATATAAGAATAATAAATTCATAATGTTCTTTAACATTTTAGAAACACTTCATGACAAATATTCAAGTGCtgaactttcaaaaaaaaaaaaaaattcaagtgcTGAACCGTACTAAAACTTAAAGACAGCTGAGGTCTTGAAAGAGAAACGCAAAAAAGTTTTATCGGGAATCAAATAGTTTACGTTGAAAATTTCCGGccattatttctttaaaaagtaaaataagtTGTTCTAACTAATGACAACTAAAATGAAAACTAGACAGTAGTCTATCATAAGTCCAAGAAGTCCCAAAATAAagcttagagcatgattatcgtcCAAAAACGGGGttcttaaaatcttttttttttgttttctgattttttttctttaagaaaaataaataaaaatgaatcaatCACGGACCACCATGTATCGTGGAGTCCGTAAATAGTACAAAAGATGCAGCGTAAACCTTCcttattttatgatattttggcATGGTAATTGAGAAAAAGTGGTGGGGTCCACGTGTAAGAACCCTCCCCCACCACTGATAATGTTGCTCTTATACATACAAAAATAGAGAAGTAGAAAGAAACTTAAGATAGAGTTCTCAGATAAGAACATAATTATTGGAGATTCTTAGGGTGagattcttagcggaatataaaaacccgtcacttaactttttttagttaaaatttaagagtcgggttcttatattccgataagaacctcatcctaaaaacccaataatcatgctcttatatttttttaggaCCTCTTTAGAATTTCTTTCCCACTTGGTAAACTATGACTATATTTTTTAGGACCTCTTTAGAATTTCTTTTTCACTTGGTAAACTatgattaaattaattttatttaagaaaattaaaatttaaccaGTTATTTgtatcaaattataataataataaaatctctTAAGAATCTTAAAACAAGAAACTTACCAATGACGTTGTTCTAAgtatataactagattttgacccgcactttTAAAACGCaggtttatttttatttttttaattgataaatatttagtaaatgtcatatttttatatatttgtgttttattttataaaagacataaatttttatatttatttatcgtatttcattttaaatgactatttatgtttaaaaaattaaactttatttaatgaattaagttggtataactctgataaattaattttattatgtggttaatattttaataaaaaaattatatacttttaataaagattattggttttcaatgaaaaaattcaattttttttaatgcttaaattatattaagaaaaaataataataattaagaatagttgaaaaaattatttgaacttcgactcaatggtccaaaagaaaaaaaatgtgagaatttgatctgattttttaatcgccccaatggcccaagagagatctgatgtgggctggatccaaaaagtGGCCCAAtatatgtgttattaatattacttgattgcccttaatgaaacatgtaatgttagtaaagaaaagGGCATGCTAAGGTAAAaggacaataggatcctgctttaatagtatagataacgaactagattttgacccgtgcacCCGCGCagatgtattttaaaaaaaaaaaaaaatatatgctatttcttatttatttttatgtcacTGTTTATGGTTAGACAAAAAACTCGAATTTGAAGAACCGAACTGATTCCAATCCGAATAAGTGGTATCAAATCCGAACTGAAATTGATTAattatctgaattattcaaaatttggtatttgaagaactgaaacctaatccaatccgaaccgaagtattttaggtatccaaaatagatttacatacttatatatattaactatttttagatttaatatatataaaaatattcagaagtgtatatgatacttttaagttcgttaaatacttgaaaatatatacaaataatcaaacgtaaatatttaaaatagttaaaatatactcacaactctaaaaatacttaaataattattaattctctatccaaatatttaaaccaaactaatttatatgttaagttaggtactctgacatattttattcaaatttatatgtaatatattgtattgtttatagactttttaaaaaaatcaaagcatataataaattttaattttcttaaataatttaaatttgttatctAAATGactaaatccgaaccgaattctcaaagatctgaaccgaacacgaaatcccaaacaAACCCCAAAAACAAACCCGAACGCCCaatcctaatcactattatatatcctatatgtgtcatcataggtcacaaaaatatgtgttatcatataattaatcgtattttatgtgtaccatcaaataagtaatcttataaataataatattttatacgtacaatcatataaataatcacatatattatattttaaatttcaatgtgaaatataaaaactataatttaagttggtgtttgaaattgagatttgtattgtattttttttatatatattgaaaatatttttataatggttattgaaaaatatgttaataaaaatcaatttttgaataaaaaatctcttaagaatcttaaaataagaaactTACCAATGAGGCTGTTCTAAGTATATAATAACGAATATGTACAAGTTTTTAGTGAAAGGGAAGTAAACGGACTAACTTAAAGTTGACGTAGTAACTAAAACTTTTAGATTACCTAACAAATTAGACACTAAGAAGGAATTAGTAAACAATATTATagtaattataaaaaagttaagcACGAAAACACACAAAATGCTGAGTATACAGTTTTGGTATTAACTAGTATCACTTGCGATAAGAACTGccaattaaataataaatttactaTCAACTGCAGTATGTAATGATTCTttcataaaaatggaaaaaatacatatttatcacTTGGATTGATAAATTATTGGAACAAACAAAGGAGAACGGAGTAGTACATATGGAAATTGCCTGCTATTATCAAAACAGGATGGCACGCATTGCGCCCGAGGGGCTGTTCGTTGTTGACTTCGCTACctctattttcttataaaatgcattatttttttattttattttttaaaatcctgGTATCTggaaaattatttatcaaataatattttacagaTTATCCCTATCCAATAAACCGGTGCACCATATTACAGTAGTACGACAAACCACTAATTGGTGAAAGAATTCGTGAGACAATTTCAAATATCATTAAGTCCAAAATTAATGTTTAACTTTTGAATCTAATTGTGAAGATGAGCTCTAGTTTTAGTCCAGAGTAAACTGGACTTGGGGACAGCAAGCAAATACACTAAATTTCCGTCCCAGACCATGCTCCTCAAAAAACATCGGATGGGTCCATAGATTCGTTCCATACCACAAAACGGGTCCATCATTTCATTAAGTCTAAAACTAATGTTTAACCTTTGAATCTCAATGTGAATATTTCTAGTTAAGTCTAGGGTGAACTGGACTTGTGACCACATAGAAAATGCACTAGATTGCCATTCCAGACCATGCTCGTCAAAGACATCCGGATGGGTCTACAACTTCGTtcaataattatttacaaagaAT
This genomic window contains:
- the LOC106365265 gene encoding fimbrin-4, whose product is MSSYVGVLVSDPWLQSQFTQVELRNLKSKFVSTKTRSGRVTVKDLPPFLANLKDFSGTFVENEIKTILDESYPNRHEEVEFETFLLAFLAVQSRKGGSKGATSFLKTSTTTFHRAISESEKASYISHINNYLREDPLWNSYIPINPATDALFDIVKDGVILCKLINAAVPGTIDERAINMKKELNPWERTENLSLCLNSAKAIGCTVVNIGTQDIAEGTPHLVLGLIFQIIKIQLLSDLNLKKTPQLVELAEDNQDVEELVGLAPEKILLKWMNFHLKKAGYEKQVTNFSSDIKDGEAYAYLLNALAPEHSTHVTLETKDPSERAKKVLEQAEKLDCKRYLSPEDIVEGSANLNLAFVAQLFQHRNGLSEESSNPPVSFAEMITEDDETSQEERCFRLWLNSLGAATYVDNVFEDVRNGWVLLEILDKVSPGSVNWKHANKPPIEILFKKVENCNQVIKIGKELRLSLVNVAGNDIVQGNKKFILAFLWQLMRYTMLQTLNSLKSHWQGKEITETDILNWANRKVKKMGRTSQAVSFKDKNLSNGIFFLELLSAVEPRVVDWGLVTKGRTEEEKMLNATYIISVARKLGCSIFLLPEDIIEVYQKMMLILAASIMNWSLQQQSDTESWVSDDCDVSSLTEEISILSIDDGSSDAQNDEDVK